In Pseudomonas sp. p1(2021b), the genomic window GCAGCACCCGGCGCAGCAGTTTCATGTCGCTGTCGACCCGCAACCGGCTGCCGCGCAGGCGGAATTCCAGGCCCTTTTCCGCGGCCAGCACCTTGAACTCGGTGCCCAGGGTATCGAACAGCTCGCTGAGGGCGAACGGTTTCGGGTCGGGAGTGACCTTGCCGTTCTCCAGGCGCGAGATATCCAGCAGATCGCTGATCAGTTCCTCGGCGGAGCGCAGCGAACTGTCCATATGCTGCACCAGTTGCCGGGCCTCGTCGGTCATGCCCTCGTCCTGTTGCGCCAGCGCGGCGGAGAACAGCCGCGCGGCATTGAGCGGCTGCATCAGGTCGTGGCTGACCGCGGCCAGGAAGCGGGTCTTGGATTGGCTGACGGCCTCGGCCTGGCTCTTGGCCTCCGACAGCGCCTGGTTGAGCTGGGACAACTCGTGGGTGCGCTCGGCGACCCGCTGTTCCAGCCCCTCGTTGGCATCCTTGAGTGCCTGTTCGGCCTCGCGGAACGGGGTGATGTCGGTGAAACTCATGACGAACCCACCACCGGGCATGGGGTTGCCGATCAGCTCGATGACCCGGCCGTTGGGGAACAGCCGCTCGGAGGTGTGCGCGCGGCCTTGGCGCATCCAGTGCAGGCGCCGGGCCACATGGACCTGGGCTTCACCGGGGCCGCACAGGCCACGTTCGGCGTTGTAGCGGATGATGTCGGCGATCGGTCGGCCGACGCTGATCAGCCCGTCGGGGTAGTTGAACAGCTCCAGGTAGCGACGGTTCCAGGCTACCAGGTGCAGGTTCTGGTCCACCACGCTGATACCCTGGTTGATGTTCTCGATGGCCCCCTGCAGCAAGGCACGGTTGAACTGCAGCACCTCGCTGGCTTCGTCGGCGATGCGCACCACGTCTTCGAGCTGCATCTCGCGGCCTTCGATGGCCGCCTTGACCACCGCGCGGGTCGAGGAGGTGCCGAGCACGCCGGCGAGCAGGCGCTCGGTGTGTTCGATCCAGTCGCCGTCGGCGTTCTGGTTGGGGTTGAAACCCTTGCCCTGGCGATAGGCGAAGCGGATGAAGCTCTGCCGAGCGCGCTCTTCACCGACGAAGCGCGCGGCCAGCTTGAGCAGGTCGTCGATCTGCACGGCCAGCAGCGAGCGGCTGCTGGGCCGGGCGCTGCTCTGCTGGCCGATGAAGCGGCCGGCCTGCCAGTGCTCCGATACCCGCGTGCGAGAAAGGATCGAGACCCAGGCGAAGAGGATGAAGTTGCCCGCCAGCGATAGCACCACCCCTTGGGTCAGCGGCGTGATGGGCAGGTCCAGCGGGTTGCCATGCAGCCAGGCCAGCCCCGGGAACAGTTGCAGCGACCAGCCCAGGCTACGGGCGGCAATGGGCAGCACCAGCGTGTAGAACCATAGGAAGATCCCCGCTGCCAGGCCCGCGAACACGCCGCGGCGGTTGGCCTGCTTCCAGTAGAGCGCGCCGAGCATCGCCGGGGTCAGCTGGGTGACGGCGGCGAAGGCGATCTGGCCGATGGTCGCCAGGCTGGCGGTGGAGCCAAGCAGGCGATAGCTGACATAGGCGAGCAGCAGGATGACCACGATGGTCACCCGCCGTACCGAAAGCATCCAGTGGCGGAACGCCTCGAACGGCCGCTCGGCGTTGTTGCGCCGCAGCAGCCAGGGCAGCAGCATGTCGTTGGAGACCATGGTCGACAGCGCCACCGCCTCGACGATGACCATGCCGGTGGCTGCCGAGGCGCCGCCGATGAAGGCCAGCAACGCCAGGCTCGGGTGGGCCTCGGCCAGCGGCAGGCTGATCACGAAGGAGTCGGAGATCACCGTGCCGGGCAACAGCATCTGCCCAGCCAGGGCGATCGGTACCACGAACAGGGCAGCCAGCGCCAGGTACAGCGGGAATACCCAGCGTGCCAGGCGCATGTCCTGGGGTTCGATGTTCTCTACCACCGTCACGTGGAACTGGCGTGGCAGGCAGATGATCGCCATCATCGCCACGGCGGTCTGCACCACCATCG contains:
- a CDS encoding PAS domain-containing hybrid sensor histidine kinase/response regulator, which encodes MSLSSGLIAVVALAYMAIMFAIAFYGDRRSTPLPPRLRAWVYSLSLAVYCTSWTFFGAVGQAAEQLWAFLPIYLGPVLLLVFAPWVVQKMVLISKQENITSIADFIAARYGKSQSLAVVVALICLVGVLPYIALQLKGIVLGVNLLIGANADATGTRVQDTALVVSLVLALFAIVFGTRSLDVTEHHRGMVLAIAFESLVKLLAFLAVGAFVVFNLYDGFDDLFNQARHSVHLESYWQETVNWPSMVVQTAVAMMAIICLPRQFHVTVVENIEPQDMRLARWVFPLYLALAALFVVPIALAGQMLLPGTVISDSFVISLPLAEAHPSLALLAFIGGASAATGMVIVEAVALSTMVSNDMLLPWLLRRNNAERPFEAFRHWMLSVRRVTIVVILLLAYVSYRLLGSTASLATIGQIAFAAVTQLTPAMLGALYWKQANRRGVFAGLAAGIFLWFYTLVLPIAARSLGWSLQLFPGLAWLHGNPLDLPITPLTQGVVLSLAGNFILFAWVSILSRTRVSEHWQAGRFIGQQSSARPSSRSLLAVQIDDLLKLAARFVGEERARQSFIRFAYRQGKGFNPNQNADGDWIEHTERLLAGVLGTSSTRAVVKAAIEGREMQLEDVVRIADEASEVLQFNRALLQGAIENINQGISVVDQNLHLVAWNRRYLELFNYPDGLISVGRPIADIIRYNAERGLCGPGEAQVHVARRLHWMRQGRAHTSERLFPNGRVIELIGNPMPGGGFVMSFTDITPFREAEQALKDANEGLEQRVAERTHELSQLNQALSEAKSQAEAVSQSKTRFLAAVSHDLMQPLNAARLFSAALAQQDEGMTDEARQLVQHMDSSLRSAEELISDLLDISRLENGKVTPDPKPFALSELFDTLGTEFKVLAAEKGLEFRLRGSRLRVDSDMKLLRRVLQNFLTNALRYGKSPILLGVRRQGERLWLEVWDRGPGIADDKLQVIFQEFKRLDSHQTRAEKGLGLGLAIADGLCRVLGHPLEVRSWPGKGSVFRVSVPIARSAVAPAKAPVEQASQPLAGLQVLCVDNEDSILVGMNSLLGRWGCRVWTARNREECEALLGKGMRPHLALVDYHLDDGETGTGLMAWLRTRLGEPVPGVVISADGRNETIALVHAAGLDYLAKPVKPAALRALLNRHLSLVQ